GGCGCTCATGGTCAGGCCGCAGCACGGCGTGGATTTCGGCGTCGTCGATCTCGGGCCAACGGCCCGCGGCGACCAGGTCATGGTGCTCTCGACCGATCCGTTCTACATCGCCAAGGAGCTCGGGATCGAGAAGGCGGCGTGGTTCGCCGTGCACATCATCGCGAGCGACGTCGCCGTGAGCGGCATCGCGCCAGAGTACCTGTCGATTGATCTCAACCTGCCGCCCGAGATGACCGAGCGCGAGCTCGAGCGCATGTGGGCCACCGTGCACGACGAGTGCGTCAGGCTGGGCATCGCGGTCGTCACCGGCCACACGGCGCGCTACGCCGGTTGCACGTACCCGATGGTGGGCGGCGCGACCATGTTCGGCATCGGCCCGAAGGACAAGCTCATCGTCCCGCGCGCGCGGGTCGGCGACCGGATCATCGTCTCCAAAGGCCCCGCCGTCGAGACCACGGGGCTGATGTCGGCCTACTTCCCGCAATACCTCGAGAAAGCGTACGGCGCCGCGTTGGTCCAGGAAGCCCAGGACGTCTACTACCAGATGTCCACGGTCAAGGACGCGTCCATCGCCGCGTCCGTTGGCGGCGTCACGGCCATGCACGACGCCACCGAGTGCGGCGTCTTCGGCGGGTTGTTCGAGATCGCGTCGCGCAGCAAGGTCGGCATGGACATTCACGTTGACCGCATCGTCGTCCAGGACGCCGTCAGGAAAACGTGCGAGTGCTTCGGTATCGACCCGTACGTGGCAATCAGCGAAGGCACTCTCCTCGCCACCGCACGCCCCGAACGCGCCGACGCCGTCGTTGTCGCGCTCGAAGCGGAAGGCATCCCGGCAAGCGTCGTCGGCGAAGTCGTCCCCGAATCCGAAGGCATCCACACGATCGAGGACGGCAAGAAGAAGCGCCTCGACCACCCGCGCATCGACCCGTTCTGGGGCAAGTTCGAGGAGTATCTCAGCAAGCAGACCGCCTAGATCCGTCGCACAACGTGGTAGGCCGCCCTACAACGCTGCCGCGTCGGCCGCACGCTTCGTTGAGAGGACCCCGTGAGATTGGCGGCGGGCAACGCGGCTCTCAGGCTTCCTTCAGCCCCAGCAGCTCGTAGACTTTGATCGGCTTAGTTTTGCCTTTGACGGTGGCTTCGCCGAGGAGGCGGGTCTCGGCGTGGTCGCCGAGGGCGGTGCGGGTCGATTCGGTGATGATGATGTGGCAGTTGTAGGTGCGCGTGAGGGCCTCGACGCGGGCGCCGAGGTTGACCTGGTCGCCGATGACGGTGTAGTCGAAGATCGTTGACGAACCCATGTTGCCCACGAGCATCTCGCCGGTATTGAGGCCGACGCCAAAGTCGAGCACGTCGCGGCCCTCCTCCCGCCACTTGGCCTGGAGCTTCTCGAGCGTGGCCTTCATGGCGAGCGCGGCGCGGGCGGCGTTGAGCGCGTGGTCGGAGCGTTGTGCGCCGGGGGCGCCGAAAAACGCGACGATCTCGTCGCCGACGTACTTGTCGAGCGTGCCGGAATGCTCGAAGATGCGCTGGGTCATCGCGTCGAGATACTCGTTCAGGATGGCGACGACGTCCTCCGGCTCGTGCGACTCGCAGAACGGCGTGAAACTGCGGATGTCGCTGAAGAGCACGGTGAGCGTGCGCCGTTGGCCGCCGAGGGCCAGCTTGCTCGGATCCTCGAGCACCTCGCGCATAATGCTCGGCGACAGGTAACGGCCCATCGCTCTGCGGATCCACGTCTTCTGCCGCTCCTCGGTCAGGTACCGGTACGACACGACGACGGCAAACGTCACGAGGATGCCGGTCATCGGCACGACCATCGGCAACACAAACGACGAGGCGGAGAAGAGCCGCACGGCCAGCATGCCGTAGCCGAGCAGCAGCACGAGGGCCGCGAGCAGGCTCGTGCGCGGCGAGGTGGCCGAACTCACGACAGCCGTGGCGACGCACGCGGCGAACAGGAT
The sequence above is a segment of the Verrucomicrobiota bacterium genome. Coding sequences within it:
- a CDS encoding AIR synthase family protein, whose translation is MTSEHDTLPALGKVPPEFFTRVIYPRLGADDPALMVRPQHGVDFGVVDLGPTARGDQVMVLSTDPFYIAKELGIEKAAWFAVHIIASDVAVSGIAPEYLSIDLNLPPEMTERELERMWATVHDECVRLGIAVVTGHTARYAGCTYPMVGGATMFGIGPKDKLIVPRARVGDRIIVSKGPAVETTGLMSAYFPQYLEKAYGAALVQEAQDVYYQMSTVKDASIAASVGGVTAMHDATECGVFGGLFEIASRSKVGMDIHVDRIVVQDAVRKTCECFGIDPYVAISEGTLLATARPERADAVVVALEAEGIPASVVGEVVPESEGIHTIEDGKKKRLDHPRIDPFWGKFEEYLSKQTA